A single genomic interval of Alteromonas sp. BL110 harbors:
- a CDS encoding GNAT family N-acetyltransferase — MEIEIRQGVASDAAQTTPLILNAAQSLLTSIFGHNKNKTADGYLAHAWEQGGGQYGFNNHWVACSGDEVLGVVTAWHSKLGAAFDRATLDSITSYFTLDEAMTVLMRNQTVAVNLTPPTNTELMIGHLSVEESARRTGVGSMLVDAMHSRAEKLKKRKLVLDVEVSNVPAIRFYQHHGFVEESINKGFIRFARNV; from the coding sequence ATGGAAATAGAAATTAGGCAAGGTGTGGCATCTGATGCCGCGCAAACTACGCCGCTCATATTGAACGCGGCGCAGTCATTATTAACGTCTATTTTTGGACATAATAAGAATAAAACAGCCGATGGTTACCTTGCTCATGCTTGGGAACAAGGCGGCGGTCAGTATGGCTTCAACAATCATTGGGTGGCATGCAGTGGTGACGAAGTGCTAGGCGTGGTAACTGCTTGGCATAGCAAACTGGGTGCTGCATTTGATAGAGCAACTCTAGACAGCATAACGTCATATTTTACGCTTGATGAAGCTATGACAGTACTCATGCGTAACCAAACAGTAGCGGTAAACCTTACGCCCCCCACCAATACAGAGCTTATGATTGGTCATCTTTCGGTAGAAGAGAGTGCCCGCCGTACGGGGGTAGGCTCAATGTTGGTAGATGCAATGCACTCAAGAGCGGAAAAGTTAAAGAAACGTAAGCTTGTGCTTGATGTAGAAGTGTCGAACGTGCCGGCTATTCGTTTTTACCAACACCATGGGTTTGTAGAAGAGTCTATAAATAAAGGCTTTATAAGATTTGCTCGTAACGTTTAG
- a CDS encoding class I SAM-dependent DNA methyltransferase, producing the protein MTPEETGKAYDTITHRWTRPEFNQKNGIIAYQKALSFLPQAPQPEQDKVHSKAPNKGEVLSERKTQEYGYALDIGCGCTNRFVPIIESNGLTYEGIDVSRDMLAIAKSQLPAHTFYCADVCTFTLTKHYSFISAWDSFWHIPLTQQEPLLKKLMNHLNDGGVLLFSCGGTYESGQHTNEVMGPEVYYASLGLHRYLEILMEAGGFIRHVEFDQHPEQHTIIIVQKRIEQK; encoded by the coding sequence ATGACTCCTGAAGAAACTGGCAAGGCCTACGACACCATTACTCACCGCTGGACGCGACCCGAGTTTAATCAGAAAAATGGCATAATTGCCTATCAAAAAGCTCTGTCATTTTTGCCGCAAGCCCCACAACCAGAGCAGGATAAAGTGCATAGTAAAGCGCCTAACAAGGGAGAAGTACTCAGTGAAAGAAAAACACAGGAATACGGCTACGCGCTAGACATTGGTTGCGGCTGTACAAATCGCTTTGTTCCCATTATCGAAAGTAATGGGCTAACGTACGAAGGCATTGATGTGTCTAGAGATATGCTGGCTATAGCTAAGTCTCAGTTACCTGCCCATACCTTCTATTGCGCCGATGTTTGCACGTTTACATTAACTAAGCACTATTCCTTCATTAGCGCTTGGGATAGCTTTTGGCATATCCCTTTGACGCAGCAAGAGCCTTTGCTTAAGAAGCTAATGAATCACTTAAACGATGGCGGCGTGTTACTTTTTAGCTGCGGTGGTACGTATGAAAGCGGTCAACATACTAACGAAGTGATGGGACCAGAAGTCTACTACGCCTCGCTTGGGCTACATAGATATTTAGAAATACTGATGGAAGCTGGCGGCTTTATTCGCCACGTTGAATTTGATCAGCACCCCGAGCAACACACTATTATCATTGTGCAAAAAAGAATAGAGCAAAAGTAA
- a CDS encoding polysaccharide deacetylase family protein, producing MLINLIRHSVDEDMKNNYLNQKRTKQSTGLKVFYSMLAGVFCVLLSTSGFATNLDANVNTATRAQEQGAETDKMSVSTIPNAVILLYHHVSSSTPASTSISPETFKSHMEYLDTHHTVVSIQDVVSALQDNKTLPEKAVAITFDDGYANILHNAHPILADLGFPYTVFINPDEIGVGPKQLTWEQVIAMHNDGVTFANHTLDHLHMLNGEQTMGKSAWLEKVWENVESAEKKIEDKLSISLKYLAYPFGEYNTALANKLKAEGYIGFGQHSGAVGPNSDMQALPRFPAAGPYANLATLKTKLNSLAMPVTHSTHENPRMTTRTLSSPISLTIDSNDVRLTQVNCFFGGDTIETNLEGKVLSFTLDKSLPIGRSRVNCTAPSNTQAGRYYWYSTPFFVADESGNYPD from the coding sequence ATGCTAATTAATTTAATCAGGCACTCAGTGGATGAAGATATGAAAAACAACTACCTAAATCAAAAAAGAACAAAGCAATCCACGGGACTGAAAGTTTTTTATTCAATGCTTGCAGGCGTTTTCTGTGTATTGTTAAGCACATCTGGATTTGCAACAAATTTGGATGCTAATGTGAATACGGCTACACGCGCGCAAGAGCAAGGCGCTGAAACCGACAAAATGAGTGTTAGCACCATACCTAACGCGGTCATTTTGCTTTATCACCACGTGTCTTCATCTACACCGGCCAGTACTAGTATTTCGCCTGAGACATTTAAATCGCATATGGAATACTTAGATACACATCACACTGTAGTGTCGATTCAGGACGTTGTTTCAGCTTTACAAGACAACAAAACACTGCCAGAAAAAGCAGTGGCTATCACATTTGACGATGGTTACGCGAATATCTTACACAATGCTCACCCAATACTGGCAGACCTAGGTTTCCCATACACGGTATTCATCAACCCTGATGAAATTGGCGTAGGTCCGAAGCAGCTGACGTGGGAGCAAGTTATTGCCATGCATAACGACGGCGTTACTTTTGCCAATCATACGCTTGACCATCTTCACATGCTAAACGGTGAACAAACAATGGGCAAAAGCGCATGGCTGGAAAAAGTATGGGAAAACGTAGAAAGTGCTGAAAAGAAGATAGAAGACAAGCTAAGTATAAGCCTCAAATATCTGGCGTACCCATTTGGAGAATACAATACAGCGCTAGCTAATAAGCTCAAAGCTGAAGGTTACATTGGGTTTGGTCAACACTCTGGGGCTGTAGGCCCAAATAGCGACATGCAGGCGCTTCCTCGGTTTCCAGCAGCGGGGCCTTACGCCAACCTTGCAACACTTAAGACCAAGCTAAATAGCTTGGCAATGCCAGTAACGCACAGTACACACGAAAACCCTCGCATGACGACACGAACCTTGTCCTCACCGATAAGCTTGACAATAGACAGTAACGATGTGCGCCTTACTCAGGTTAATTGTTTTTTTGGGGGCGATACCATCGAGACAAATCTTGAAGGTAAGGTGCTTTCGTTCACCTTAGATAAATCACTTCCTATAGGCCGTTCAAGGGTGAACTGTACAGCACCATCCAATACTCAAGCTGGTCGCTATTATTGGTACTCTACGCCTTTCTTTGTAGCAGATGAAAGTGGCAATTATCCTGACTAA
- the nfuA gene encoding Fe-S biogenesis protein NfuA, whose amino-acid sequence MITISEEAQAHFVKLLSKQESGTNIRVFVVNPGTSSAECGVSYCPPDAVEETDTRLTFNGFDAVVDEESAPYLDEAEIDYVTDQMGSQLTLKAPNAKARKVADDAPLVERINYMIESEINPQLASHGGNVVLTELTDDGYAILQFGGGCNGCSMVDVTLKEGIEKQMIEQFAGELKGVRDATEHQAGEHSYY is encoded by the coding sequence ATGATAACTATATCAGAAGAAGCCCAGGCTCACTTCGTAAAACTGCTGAGTAAACAAGAGTCTGGCACGAATATTCGTGTATTCGTCGTAAACCCAGGCACCTCGTCAGCTGAGTGTGGCGTGTCCTATTGTCCGCCGGACGCTGTCGAAGAAACAGACACTCGCCTTACGTTTAACGGCTTCGATGCCGTGGTAGACGAAGAAAGTGCACCGTACCTCGATGAGGCGGAAATTGACTACGTTACCGATCAAATGGGCTCACAATTAACACTTAAAGCGCCTAATGCTAAAGCGCGTAAAGTGGCCGACGATGCCCCTTTAGTCGAGCGAATCAACTACATGATCGAATCAGAAATCAACCCACAGCTAGCGAGCCACGGGGGTAATGTTGTACTTACCGAGTTAACTGATGATGGCTACGCCATTCTTCAATTCGGCGGTGGCTGTAATGGCTGCTCAATGGTAGACGTTACGCTTAAAGAAGGGATAGAGAAGCAAATGATTGAACAGTTCGCTGGCGAGCTTAAAGGCGTGCGCGATGCAACTGAACACCAAGCCGGTGAGCACTCTTACTACTAA
- a CDS encoding MATE family efflux transporter, with the protein MSRAEVSQRSFFEDHTRLLALALPMILANVTTPLLGLVDTAVLGHMSLPAMLAGASVGALILTQIYWVCGFLRMSSTGLSAQAKGSPNNRLESAKVLWQTVAVALLLGAVVLVLQSPILSLGLTLTQPNNEVALHLQSYFSVRVWGAPAAMLNLALVGWLVGQQKTRSVMTIQIVGNLLNAALDMVFVFSLNMSVAGVALASVIAEYTMAIMAFMVAFKHVGGVAVSASWFNRAARKVLMKLNGDMLLRNLALQGCLAFLTIQGARYGETSAAVNAILMQFFVLIALGLDGIAYGVEALVGEAKGASDSSEVKRRTYQGLAWSSVFALIYSLIFCLGGEAIVELLTEHGGIVDAARPYLSLMVLLPLLAHWCFLYDGVFVGLTRASAMRNTMIISALAVYFPVWFLTQDQGNVSLWYALLAFLLARGVTLAWSFYRLDKRDELAASQS; encoded by the coding sequence ATGTCCCGTGCCGAAGTCAGCCAGCGCTCTTTTTTTGAAGACCATACCCGTCTGTTGGCGTTAGCGCTTCCTATGATCCTAGCGAATGTCACAACGCCTTTATTAGGCTTAGTAGATACCGCAGTTTTAGGGCACATGTCATTACCTGCTATGCTTGCTGGCGCTTCGGTAGGCGCACTTATTTTAACGCAAATATACTGGGTATGCGGGTTTCTTCGCATGTCTTCAACAGGTTTAAGTGCGCAGGCGAAAGGCTCGCCCAATAATAGGTTAGAATCTGCCAAAGTATTGTGGCAAACGGTGGCTGTGGCCTTATTGTTAGGTGCAGTCGTACTGGTTCTTCAATCCCCTATCCTTTCTTTAGGATTAACCTTAACTCAACCTAATAACGAAGTAGCCCTACACCTTCAAAGCTATTTTTCTGTGCGCGTATGGGGCGCGCCTGCTGCCATGCTTAATCTTGCGTTGGTAGGATGGCTAGTGGGGCAGCAAAAAACGCGCAGCGTTATGACTATTCAAATTGTGGGCAATCTACTAAATGCTGCACTTGATATGGTATTTGTATTTTCACTGAATATGTCAGTAGCCGGTGTAGCATTAGCCAGTGTTATTGCTGAATATACTATGGCCATAATGGCGTTTATGGTGGCATTTAAACACGTTGGCGGTGTAGCGGTAAGTGCTTCTTGGTTTAACCGGGCGGCACGTAAGGTGCTAATGAAGTTAAACGGCGATATGTTACTACGCAATCTGGCACTGCAAGGCTGCCTAGCGTTTCTTACTATTCAAGGTGCCCGTTACGGCGAAACGTCGGCGGCCGTCAATGCCATACTTATGCAGTTCTTTGTTTTAATCGCATTGGGTTTAGATGGTATTGCCTATGGTGTGGAGGCGCTGGTGGGTGAAGCTAAAGGGGCGTCTGATAGCAGTGAAGTGAAACGGCGTACTTACCAAGGGCTAGCCTGGTCAAGCGTGTTTGCCCTCATCTACAGCCTGATATTCTGTTTAGGAGGTGAGGCCATTGTCGAACTGCTTACTGAGCATGGCGGCATCGTAGACGCAGCGCGGCCTTACCTAAGCTTGATGGTATTGCTTCCTCTGTTGGCCCACTGGTGCTTTTTGTACGACGGTGTGTTTGTTGGTCTTACTCGAGCAAGTGCAATGCGTAATACCATGATAATAAGTGCACTAGCTGTGTATTTCCCTGTTTGGTTCCTCACGCAAGACCAAGGTAACGTTAGCCTGTGGTACGCCCTACTCGCCTTTTTACTCGCTCGCGGCGTAACATTGGCGTGGAGTTTTTACCGTTTAGATAAACGCGATGAACTAGCGGCATCGCAAAGCTAG
- a CDS encoding SCO family protein: MNQRTIVGLVAFLALCAGIVGALYIAPPGVESQPEYFQTYPEPRALSPFTLTSHEGDVFDNSSLKGQWSLVFVGYTFCPDICPTTMAELNGIYPELKALNTVEPIRVVFVSVDPNRDSIERLSEYVSYFNEEFIAVTGEHKALFPFVRNLGMMYAIAESTDNPNYLVDHSASVVLVDPEARVIGRFKPKREPGKLSISDSQQILADMPIITSKQ; this comes from the coding sequence ATGAACCAACGAACTATTGTCGGTCTTGTTGCATTTTTAGCGTTGTGTGCAGGCATTGTCGGGGCGCTTTATATCGCGCCTCCAGGTGTTGAAAGTCAGCCTGAATATTTTCAAACCTACCCTGAGCCAAGGGCATTATCACCTTTTACACTAACGTCACATGAAGGTGACGTATTCGATAATTCCTCGCTTAAAGGCCAATGGAGCTTAGTATTTGTGGGCTATACTTTTTGTCCAGATATCTGCCCCACAACCATGGCCGAGTTAAACGGAATATACCCTGAACTAAAAGCGTTAAATACTGTCGAACCAATTCGAGTTGTATTTGTATCCGTTGATCCGAATCGCGATTCAATAGAAAGACTTTCAGAGTATGTGAGCTATTTTAATGAGGAGTTCATCGCTGTTACCGGAGAGCACAAAGCGCTATTCCCGTTCGTACGTAATTTAGGGATGATGTATGCTATTGCTGAAAGTACCGATAACCCCAACTATTTAGTTGATCACAGTGCATCTGTTGTACTTGTCGACCCTGAGGCTAGGGTGATAGGAAGATTCAAACCAAAAAGAGAGCCAGGAAAGCTATCGATAAGTGATTCTCAGCAAATATTGGCAGATATGCCGATAATTACCTCGAAGCAGTAG
- a CDS encoding aspartate/glutamate racemase family protein has protein sequence MNKLGLLGGMSWESTVSYYQAINRGVNARLGGLHSAPLIISSVDFAHIEQLQHRGEWDKTADILIHEAKHLETAGAKAILICTNTMHKVAAEIKQNISIPLIHIADATGRELQRNKVKKIGLLGTRFTMEQTFYTSRLEEVFGIEVVIPNAQQRDTIHNIIYEQLCKGVICVDSREAYIEVIDALAAEGAEGIILGCTEIALLVQQQHSKIRLYDTTAIHAKAAVDFALGQ, from the coding sequence ATAAACAAGCTAGGCTTGCTCGGCGGTATGAGCTGGGAATCAACGGTAAGTTATTACCAAGCTATAAACCGGGGCGTGAACGCGCGACTTGGTGGTCTTCACAGTGCGCCATTAATAATAAGCAGCGTCGATTTTGCCCACATAGAGCAGCTTCAACACAGAGGCGAATGGGATAAAACCGCCGACATTTTAATTCATGAGGCAAAGCATTTAGAAACAGCAGGTGCAAAAGCCATATTAATTTGTACCAATACCATGCACAAAGTGGCGGCTGAGATTAAGCAGAATATCAGTATCCCCCTTATTCATATTGCCGATGCAACGGGGCGCGAGCTACAGCGCAATAAGGTAAAAAAAATCGGATTGCTAGGCACACGCTTCACCATGGAGCAAACCTTTTATACATCCCGTCTTGAAGAGGTTTTTGGTATTGAGGTTGTTATTCCAAATGCGCAACAACGAGACACAATTCATAACATTATTTATGAACAATTATGCAAGGGCGTGATTTGTGTTGATTCTCGTGAGGCGTATATTGAAGTAATAGACGCGCTTGCGGCCGAGGGTGCTGAAGGCATCATTCTAGGCTGCACCGAAATTGCGTTATTAGTGCAACAACAGCACAGCAAGATTAGGTTATACGACACTACCGCTATCCATGCTAAAGCCGCGGTAGACTTCGCTTTAGGGCAATAA
- a CDS encoding VOC family protein: MFSHVMLGANDLEASKKFYDAILGVLGYEPGVFDEYGRVFYYTPKGILALTKPINGEEATHGNGTTLGLAARTPEIVDEWHKVGSENGGVPCEDPPGIRGNGERQLYLAYLRDPSGNKLCATHIVRK, encoded by the coding sequence ATGTTTAGCCACGTTATGTTAGGTGCAAACGACCTTGAGGCGTCGAAGAAATTCTATGACGCTATTTTAGGTGTATTGGGTTACGAGCCAGGCGTTTTTGATGAATATGGACGCGTGTTTTACTACACGCCCAAAGGTATTTTAGCCCTAACCAAGCCAATTAATGGCGAGGAAGCGACACACGGTAATGGAACAACCCTTGGTCTCGCAGCGCGTACACCAGAGATTGTAGATGAATGGCATAAAGTTGGAAGCGAAAATGGGGGAGTTCCATGTGAAGACCCACCAGGCATCCGGGGAAATGGCGAACGCCAATTATACCTTGCTTACCTGCGAGACCCGTCAGGTAACAAACTCTGCGCCACGCACATAGTAAGAAAATAA